A DNA window from Brassica napus cultivar Da-Ae chromosome C1, Da-Ae, whole genome shotgun sequence contains the following coding sequences:
- the BNAC01G40370D gene encoding casein kinase 1-like protein HD16, translating into MPELRSGARRSRRLEDQPNNPQVVEQAENIVPPPPQTATRRRGGGRGRGNAALAKAAVPPRPAAAGRGRGIRLRDLEPEPCEVRPAAGALGATEPALNRVEGVADQDIAAEGGGSPEKIAGMEDDSSMGPVPERVQVGNSPVYKTERKLGKGGFGQVYVGRRVSGGSDRIGADAIEVALKLEHRNSKGCNFGPPYEWQVYNTLNSCYGIPAVHHKGRQGDFYILVMDMLGPSLWDVWNSLAQSMSPNMVACIAVEAISILEKLHMKGFVHGDVKPENFLLGQPGTADEKKLYLIDLGLASRWKDSHSGQHVEYDQRPDVFRGTIRYASCHAHLGRTGSRRDDLESLAYTLIFLMRGRLPWQGYQGDNKSFLVCKKKMSTSPELMCCFCPPPFKLFLEAVTNMKFDEEPNYAKLISIFDTLIETCAISRPIRIDGALKVGQKRGRLLINLEEDEQPRKKIRIGSPATQWISVYNARRPMKQRYHYNVAETRLQKHVEKGTEDGLFISCVASAANLWALIMDAGTGFSSQVYELSTVFLHKDWIMEQWEKNFYISSIAGANNGSSLVVMSKGTPYTQQSYKVSDSFPFKWINKKWKEGFHVTSMTTAGSRWGIVMSRNSGYSEQVVELDFLYPSEGIHRRWESGFRITSMAATADQAALILSIPKRKITDETQETLRTSAFPSTHVKEKWTKNLYLASICYGRTVC; encoded by the exons ATGCCAGAGTTAAGAAGTGGAGCTAGGAGATCAAGACGCCTAGAAGATCAGCCTAACAACCCTCAGGTGGTTGAGCAAGCTGAAAATATCGTTCCTCCTCCTCCCCAGACTGCAACAAGGAGGAGAGGTGGTGGTAGAGGAAGGGGGAATGCTGCTTTAGCTAAAGCGGCTGTACCTCCGAGACCAGCTGCTGCCGGTAGGGGCAGAGGTATCAGGTTGAGAGACTTAGAGCCAGAGCCTTGTGAGGTTCGTCCTGCTGCAGGTGCTTTAGGGGCCACTGAACCTGCTTTAAATCGAGTTGAAGGGGTAGCTGATCAGGATATTGCTGCGGAAGGTGGTGGTAGCCCGGAGAAAATAGCAGGCATGGAAGATGATTCCAGCATGGGTCCAGTCCCTGAAAGG gtgCAAGTTGGAAATTCTCCTGTTTATAAGACAGAGAGGAAACTCGGTAAGGGTGGCTTCGGTCAAGTTTATGTTGGCAGAAGGGTGAGCGGTGGTAGTGATAGGATTGGAGCAGATGCAATTGAG GTAGCTCTGAAACTTGAACACCGAAATAGTAAAGGATgtaattttggcccaccttACGAGTGGCAAGTGTACAA TACGCTCAATAGCTGTTATGGAATTCCTGCTGTACATCACAAGGGTCGTCAAGGAGATTTCTACATCTTG GTCATGGACATGCTCGGCCCTAGTCTTTGGGATGTTTGGAACTCTTTGGCTCAATC GATGTCACCAAACATGGTAGCTTGCATTGCAGTGGAGGCGATATCCATTCTTGAGAAACTGCATATGAAGGG GTTTGTGCATGGAGATGTGAAACCAGAGAACTTTTTACTTGGTCAGCCTGGAACAGCAGACGAGAAGAAACTGTACCTTATTGATCTTGGTCTGG CATCAAGATGGAAAGATTCGCACTCAGGCCAGCATGTTGAATATGATCAAAGACCAGATGTATTCAG GGGAACAATAAGGTATGCAAGTTGTCACGCACATCTTGGTCGTACTGGAAGTCGGAGGGACGATCTGGAGTCATTGGCTTATACATTGATATTTCTGATGCGGGGAAGGTTACCATGGCAAGGGTACCAG GGTGACAACAAAAGCTTTCTTGTTTGCAAGAAAAAGATGTCAACCTCTCCTGAATTGATGTGCTGTTTCTGTCCTCCCCCATTTAAGCTGTTTCTCGAGGCAGTTACTAATATGAAGTTTGACGAGGAGCCGAACTATGCCAAGCTTATCTCGATCTTTGATACTCTTATTGAGACATGTGCTATATCTAGACCGATTAGAATTGATGGGGCTCTTAAG GTTGGCCAAAAACGAGGAAGATTGCTTATCAATTTGGAAGAGGATGAACAGCCGAGGAAGAAAATCAGAATCGGTAGTCCTGCTACCCAATGGATCTCAGTCTATAATGCACGTCGTCCTATGAAACAGAG ATATCATTACAATGTTGCGGAAACAAGGCTGCAGAAGCATGTAGAGAAAGGTACCGAGGATGGCCTTTTCATAAGCTGTGTAGCATCAGCAGCTAATCTCTGGGCCCTCATCATGGATGCTGGGACTGGGTTCAGCTCTCAAGTTTATGAATTGTCCACAGTCTTCTTGCACAAG GACTGGATCATGGAACAATGGGAAAAGAACTTCTATATCAGTTCCATAGCTGGTGCTAATAACGGTAGCTCATTGGTCGTTATGTCTAAAG GAACTCCTTACACCCAGCAATCTTACAAAGTCAGCGACTCATTCCCATTCAAATGGATAAATAAAAAGTGGAAAGAAGGGTTTCATGTAACCTCCATGACCACTGCTGGGAGTCGTTGGGGTATAGTAATGTCCAGGAACTCAGGCTATTCTGAACAG GTGGTGGAGCTTGACTTTTTGTACCCAAGTGAAGGAATCCACCGAAGGTGGGAGAGTGGATTCAGGATAACATCAATGGCTGCAACAGCAGATCAAGCGGCTCTTATATTGAGTATACCCAAACGAAAAATAACCGACGAAACCCAAGAGACTCTCAGAACTTCTGCTTTCCCAAGCACCCATGTTAAG GAAAAATGGACCAAAAATCTGTACCTTGCATCAATATGCTATGGTCGGACCGTGTGCTGA
- the LOC106433062 gene encoding 5'-adenylylsulfate reductase-like 5: MDLRVPFLLLIAVSCFRSSFASSSPSVCNHESEQFWFDIHSKCPPSMYPTPPIEIDGDSLDRLMSLNHDGNAYVSVLFYASWCPFSRALRSKFDMLSSMFPQIHHLALDHSQALPSVFSRYGIHSLPSILMVNQTSKARYHGRKDLTSLIEFYEESTGLKPVQYVSEPEPTTSVDATDGNLITWLRKGTSISEIFKGDPFLVLSLVFVCLQMAILVFPIAEQRLRALWASYVPNLNLERFGEVSQVFRRAVHMVDVRRLWLKLTLVKTRSFHERAKNARAWASSLASVSLGQTSSNQS; encoded by the exons ATGGATCTTCGTGTTCCGTTTCTCCTCCTCATAGCTGTCTCATGCTTTCGCTCTAGCTTCGCTTCTTCGTCGCCGTCCGTTTGCAATCACGAGTCCGAGCAGTTCTGGTTCGATATACACTCGAAATGCCCTCCTTCTATGTATCCAACGCCTCCTATCGAG ATAGATGGAGACTCACTTGATAGGTTAATGTCTTTGAACCATGATGGAAATGCTTATGTGTCAGTGCTATTTTACGCTTCCTGGTGCCCCTTCTCACGTGCTCTGCGCTCTAAGTTTGATATGTTGAGCTCCATGTTCCCTCAGATACACCACCTAGCTCTGGACCATTCTCAAGCTCTACCATC TGTCTTTTCAAGGTATGGCATCCATAGCCTACCTTCAATCCTGATGGTAAATCAAACTTCAAAAGCGCGGTACCACGGTCGAAAGGATCTTACATCCCTGATTGAGTTTTATGAGGAATCAACAG GTCTCAAACCTGTTCAGTATGTGTCTGAACCAGAACCAACAACCAGCGTAGACGCTACAGATGGTAACCTGATCACATGGTTACGCAAAGGGACATCTATTAGTGAAATATTCAAAGGAGATCCCTTCTTGGTGCTGTCTCTGGTGTTTGTCTGCTTACAAATGGCAATCCTCGTCTTCCCCATAGCAGAACAGCGTTTGAGAGCGTTGTGGGCTTCTTACGTTCCCAATCTGAACCTGGAAAGATTTGGAGAGGTGAGCCAAGTGTTCAGGCGTGCTGTTCACATGGTGGACGTGAGGAGGCTGTGGTTGAAACTAACGCTCGTCAAAACAAGGAGCTTCCATGAAAGGGCAAAGAACGCTCGAGCGTGGGCTTCATCGCTAGCATCTGTCTCCCTAGGCCAAACTTCATCAAACCAGTCCTGA
- the LOC106445307 gene encoding protein EMBRYO SAC DEVELOPMENT ARREST 30-like encodes MVFRSRIKWIALLVLILSVGSLLVHLSITKSSSVQLASYARGTLWQDFDSLLGSQDFRNKHLWRPVRSLETLQPYANPRTSYPAPSSTNNGYIYAKIFGGFDKIRSSICDLVTISRLLNATLIIPELQESLRSKGISNKFKSFSYLYDEEQFISFLKNDVIVAKTLPESLKAARKRNEFPLFKPKNSASTKFYLEDVLPKLKKAGVIGLVVSDGGCLQSTLPASMPELQRLRCRVAFHALQLRSEIQVLGKKMVDRLRRSGQPFLSYHPGLVRDKLAYHGCAELFQDLHSELIQYRRAQMIKQKFISEELIVDSHLRRDNGLCPLMPEEVGILLKALGYSQKAIIYLAGSEMFGGHRVLIPLRAMFPNLVDRTSLCSTEELSELVGPETPLPENTYEMPPRKSDKQLKEEWNKAGPRPRPLPPPTDRPIYQHEKEGWYGWLTENDTEPIPSPMDLRNQAHRLLWDALDFVVSVEADVFLPGFNNDGSGLPDFSSLVMGQRLYERPSSRTYRLDRKVIQELFNITREDMYHPNRNWTVRVREHLNSSLGESGLIRQSMLSKPRLFLSHPLPECSCRTSPLEESRQIRSDDGRFLYGGEDECPKWIKSAGVEKSKNDDGDQPDYEHDLLTEQSETEEEFAKSKVASAFDQDEEWDPND; translated from the exons ATGGTGTTCAGATCGAGGATAAAGTGGATTGCACTCTTGGTGCTCATTTTATCAGTAGGATCTCTCCTTGTTCATCTCTCGATCACAAAGTCTTCTTCTGTACAGCTGGCTTCTTATGCGAGAGGCACTCTTTGGcaagattttgattctttgTTAGGTTCACAG GATTTTAGAAATAAGCACTTGTGGCGGCCTGTCAGATCGTTGGAGACCTTACAACCCTATGCCAATCCTAGAACTAGTTATCCTG CGCCCAGTTCAACAAACAACGGCTACATTTATGCGAAGATATTTGGGGGATTTGACAAGATCAGATCTTCT ATATGTGATCTTGTCACCATCTCCAGGCTTCTAAATGCTACTCTTATCATTCCAGAGCTTCAGGAAAGTCTTCGCTCTAAAGGCATCAG CAACAAGTTCAAGAGTTTCTCTTATCTTTATGATGAAGAGCAGTTTATATCCTTTCTCAAAAACGATGTTATCGTTGCGAAGACACTCCCTGAGAGCTTGAAAGCCGCAAGAAAAAGGAATGAGTTCCCTCTTTTTAAGCCCAAAAACTCTGCATCAACAAAATTTTACCTCGAGGATGTATTGCCAAAGTTAAAGAAAGCTGGTGTTATTGGATTGGTCGTCTCTGATGGGGGATGCTTGCAG TCAACTTTGCCAGCTTCAATGCCTGAACTACAAAGACTAAGGTGTAGAGTTGCCTTCCATGCTCTCCAGCTTCGTTCAGAAATCCAGGTGCTAGGCAAGAAGATGGTTGACAG GTTACGGAGATCAGGTCAACCCTTCTTGTCTTATCATCCTGGCTTAGTGAGGGACAAATTGGCATATCATGGTTGTGCTGAGCTTTTCCAG GATCTTCACAGTGAACTCATTCAGTATCGGCGGGCTCAGATGATCAAGCAGAAGTTTATTTCCGAAGAACTTATTGTTGACTCACACTTGCGCAGGGACAATGGCTTATGTCCTCTCATGCCAGAAGAG GTTGGAATTCTTTTGAAAGCATTGGGTTATTCTCAAAAAGCGATTATATACTTAGCTGGTTCAGAAATGTTTGGCGGCCATCGTGTTTTGATCCCTCTGCGTGCCATGTTCCCTAATCTAGTGGACCGAACTTCTTTATGCAGCACGGAAGAATTATCAGAATTGGTTGGTCCTGAGACGCCTCTTCCAGAAAATACGTACGAAATGCCTCCTAGAAAAAGCGATAAGCAGCTCAAAGAAGAGTGGAACAAGGCAGGTCCTCGGCCTAGACCTCTCCCTCCTCCTACAGACAGACCTATCTACCAGCacgaaaaagaaggatggtatgGTTGGCTTACAGAGAATGATACAGAACCAATCCCTTCACCTATGGATCTCAGGAATCAAGCGCACAGGTTACTGTGGGATGCACTTGACTTTGTGGTATCTGTAGAAGCTGATGTGTTTTTGCCTGGTTTCAACAACGACGGTAGTGGGTTGCCAGATTTTTCAAGCTTGGTGATGGGTCAGAGACTCTATGAAAGACCCTCGTCACGAACATATAGACTGGACAG gAAAGTTATTCAAGAACTTTTCAACATAACCCGTGAGGACATGTACCATCCCAACCGTAACTGGACAGTTCGTGTGAGGGAACATCTGAACTCAAGTTTGGGTGAAAGTGGGCTAATCAGGCAGTCTATGCTGTCGAAACCGAGGTTGTTTCTTTCGCATCCACTTCCTGAATGCTCATGCAGAACATCTCCCCTTGAAGAATCCAGACAGATACGAAGTGATGACGGCAGATTTCTCTATGGAGGTGAGGATGAATGCCCTAAATGGATAAAATCAGCTGGGGTGGAAAAGAGTAAAAATGATGATGGTGATCAGCCTGATTATGAACATGACCTTCTCACTGAACAGTCAGAAACTGAAGAAGAGTTTGCGAAGAGTAAGGTGGCTTCAGCCTTTGACCAGGATGAAGAATGGGATCCCAATGACTAG
- the LOC106445320 gene encoding co-chaperone protein p23-2 isoform X1 translates to MRWRDSIVTSVVFCHVCSHNPEVLWAQRSDKVYLTVALPDAKDISVKCEPQGLFTFSALGAQGKLFEFGLELYGKVVPEYRKNVGLRNIIFSIQKEERSWWPRILKSEEKPAPYIKVDWNKWCDEDEEVNSETASDDESAFVDEDCESSDDDGLLYLPDLEKARNN, encoded by the exons ATGAG GTGGCGAGACAGTATAGTTACAAGTGTTGTGTTTTGTCATGTATGCAGTCATAACCCGGAGGTTCTTTGGGCTCAGCGTTCTGATAAGGTTTACCTAACCGTCGCCTTACCTGATGCAAAGGACATTTCAGTCAAATGTGAGCCTCAGGGTCTATTCACTTTCTCTGCTCTTGGCGCCCAAGGCAAGCTCTTTGAGTTCGGCTTGGAGCTATATGGGAAAGTTGTGCCA GAGTATAGGAAGAACGTTGGGCTAAGGAACATCATATTTTCGAttcagaaagaagagagaagctGGTGGCCACGAATCTTGAAATCAGAAGAGAAGCCTGCACCTTACATTAAAGTGGACTGGAACAAATGGTgtgatgaggatgaggaagtcAACT CTGAGACAGCCTCAGATGATGAGAGTGCA tttgtTGATGAAGATTGTGAGAGCAGTGATGATGATGGATTGCTTT ATCTTCCGGATCTGGAAAAGGCAAGAAACAACTAG
- the LOC106445320 gene encoding co-chaperone protein p23-2 isoform X2: MSHNPEVLWAQRSDKVYLTVALPDAKDISVKCEPQGLFTFSALGAQGKLFEFGLELYGKVVPEYRKNVGLRNIIFSIQKEERSWWPRILKSEEKPAPYIKVDWNKWCDEDEEVNSETASDDESAFVDEDCESSDDDGLLYLPDLEKARNN; the protein is encoded by the exons ATGAG TCATAACCCGGAGGTTCTTTGGGCTCAGCGTTCTGATAAGGTTTACCTAACCGTCGCCTTACCTGATGCAAAGGACATTTCAGTCAAATGTGAGCCTCAGGGTCTATTCACTTTCTCTGCTCTTGGCGCCCAAGGCAAGCTCTTTGAGTTCGGCTTGGAGCTATATGGGAAAGTTGTGCCA GAGTATAGGAAGAACGTTGGGCTAAGGAACATCATATTTTCGAttcagaaagaagagagaagctGGTGGCCACGAATCTTGAAATCAGAAGAGAAGCCTGCACCTTACATTAAAGTGGACTGGAACAAATGGTgtgatgaggatgaggaagtcAACT CTGAGACAGCCTCAGATGATGAGAGTGCA tttgtTGATGAAGATTGTGAGAGCAGTGATGATGATGGATTGCTTT ATCTTCCGGATCTGGAAAAGGCAAGAAACAACTAG
- the LOC106433072 gene encoding putative H/ACA ribonucleoprotein complex subunit 1-like protein 1, translating into MRPPMGGGGFRGRGGRDGGGRFGGGGGRFGGGGGRFGGGRFGGFRDEGPPEEVVEVATFVHACEGDAVTKLSQEKIPYFNAPIYLQNKTQIGKVDEIFGAINESLFSIKMMEGIVATSYAPGDKFFIDPAKLLPLARFLPQPKGQSAGGRGGRGGRGGFSRGRGGPPSRGRGGFRGRGPPGGGRGFPSRGGGRGGFRGRGRGF; encoded by the exons ATGAGACCACCAATGGGAGGAGGCGGGTTCAGAGGGAGAGGAGGAAGAGACGGCGGCGGTCGAttcggtggaggaggaggacgaTTTGGTGGCGGCGGCGGACGATTCGGTGGAGGTCGATTTGGCGGGTTTAGAGACGAAGGGCCTCCTGAAGAAGTCGTGG AGGTTGCAACGTTCGTCCATGCTTGTGAGGGAGACGCTGTGACCAAGCTCTCTCAGGAGAAGATTCCTTATTTCAATGCACCTATCTACCTTCAGAACAAGACTCAGATTGGTAAAGTTGATGAGATCTTTGGTGCCATCAATGAATCT TTGTTTTCTATCAAAATGATGGAAGGTATTGTGGCGACCTCGTATGCTCCTGGAGACAAGTTCTTCATCGACCCTGCAAAGCTTTTGCCCCTCGCTAGGTTCCTTCCTCAGCCAAA GGGTCAGTCAGCTGGCGGCCGTGGTGGTCGTGGCGGTCGTGGAGGATTCTCCAGAGGTAGAGGCGGTCCTCCTTCAAGAGGGCGAGGAGGTTTCAGAGGAAGAGGTCCACCAGGAGGAGGCAGAGGATTTCCCTCACGAGGTGGTGGTCGTGGAGGCTTCAGAGGCAGAGGAAGAGGATTCTAG
- the LOC106433079 gene encoding putative disease resistance protein At4g11170: MDVSSLASPQGGYDVFPSFRGPDVRQTFLSHLLKEFERKGINTFKDSQIKRGKYISPELKQAIRESRICLIILSKNYASSSWTLGELVEILESRKASGKTVMTVFYDIDPSHVRKQSGEFGMAFRKTCERKTEHQKQRWKQALTNVASILGEDSHKWDNEADMISKIAKDVSNELNLTPSRDFDYLVGIEAHLAKMTSLLCLESDETRVVGIWGPLGIGKTTIARAIYNQISRSFQRSLFMDNVKRSYRCGGDSDIYTLKLRLQREFLSKILDHKDMEIHHLGTAQQRLKYQKVLVVLDNVDKLEQLQALANGPPWFGKGSRIIVTTDNKHLLEAHKIKHIYEVKFPSKDEALKIFSQSAFTQNAPPEGYLNLAVEVTELTSHLPLGLCVLGKALCGESVSMWTDQLPRIKTSLNRDIEQVLIVGYNGLDDKDKTIFLHIACLFEGKRVDCVTQFLGNSGLDIKYGLGVLVERALISILSDKLIIMHRLLRQMGREIVRKRSIQLSMRCRFLMGACYMYHVVADNIGTGAVLGTTKVCLTNEKALSGMHDHQCIRFCRDMVDKGSKLAKLVWDGISVLVLSMFWLLRCAFLSIMSMPTAAFEHPFWKLKKRLSHLKPSKEVNCCVDVARS, encoded by the exons aTGGATGTTTCTTCTTTGGCCTCTCCTCAGGGGGGATACGATGTGTTCCCAAGCTTCAGAGGTCCAGACGTCCGTCAAACTTTTCTCAGCCACTTGCTTAAGGAATTTGAGCGCAAGGGAATCAATACTTTCAAAGATAGTCAGATCAAGAGAGGCAAATACATCAGTCCTGAGCTCAAACAAGCTATAAGAGAATCAAGAATCTGCCTCATCATCCTCTCTAAGAACTACGCTTCCTCAAGCTGGACCCTGGGGGAGTTAGTTGAGATCTTGGAGTCTAGGAAAGCTTCTGGTAAAACGGTAATGACAGTTTTCTATGACATTGACCCGTCTCATGTAAGAAAACAGAGCGGGGAATTTGGAATGGCATTTAGAAAGACTTGTGAGAGAAAGACAGAACATCAGAAGCAGAGATGGAAGCAAGCTTTGACCAATGTTGCAAGCATACTCGGAGAAGATTCACATAAGTG GGACAATGAAGCAGATATGATCTCAAAGATTGCCAAAGATGTTTCTAACGAGTTGAACTTGACACCATCAAGGGACTTTGATTATTTAGTTGGAATTGAAGCTCACCTAGCCAAGATGACTTCACTGTTATGCCTAGAATCAGATGAAACAAGGGTGGTTGGGATTTGGGGGCCCTTGGGGATCGGCAAAACAACAATTGCAAGAGCCATATACAATCAGATTTCAAGAAGCTTCCAGCGCAGTCTCTTTATGGATAATGTCAAGAGAAGTTACAGATGTGGTGGTGACTCTGACATTTATACTTTAAAGCTGAGGTTGCAAAGAGAGTTTCTTTCCAAGATTTTAGACCATAAGGATATGGAGATACACCATTTAGGTACAGCTCAACAAAGGTTGAAGTACCAGAAAGTTCTTGTTGTTCTTGACAATGTTGATAAGCTAGAGCAACTACAAGCTTTGGCGAATGGACCTCCCTGGTTTGGTAAAGGAAGTAGGATCATCGTGACGACAGACAATAAACATCTCTTGGAAGCACATAAGATCAAGCATATATATGAAGTGAAATTCCCATCTAAAGATGAAGCTCTGAAGATTTTCTCTCAGTCTGCTTTTACACAAAATGCTCCCCCAGAGGGTTATCTGAACCTTGCAGTTGAAGTAACGGAGCTAACTAGTCATCTTCCATTAGGCCTATGTGTTCTTGGCAAAGCATTGTGCGGGGAGAGCGTGAGCATGTGGACTGATCAACTACCTAGGATCAAAACCAGTCTCAATAGGGACATTGAACAAGTCCTAATAGTTGGTTACAATGGATTAGATGATAAAGACAAAACTATATTTCTCCACATTGCGTGTTTGTTTGAAGGCAAAAGAGTTGATTGTGTGACACAGTTTCTTGGAAACAGTGGTCTAGATATCAAATATGGACTTGGTGTTCTTGTCGAAAGAGCTCTCATTAGTATACTGAGTGACAAGCTTATTATAATGCACCGTTTGCTAAGACAGATGGGCAGAGAGATTGTTCGTAAACGCTCTATTCAGTTGTCTATGAGATGCCGGTTCTTGATGGGTGCTTGCTACATGTACCATGTTGTTGCTGATAATATT GGCACTGGAGCTGTGTTAGGCACAACCAAAGTCTGCCTCACAAATGAGAAAGCCCTAAGCGGCATGCATGATCACCAATGTATACGATTTTGCAGAGATATGGTGGATAAG GGGAGCAAATTGGCCAAACTAGTCTGGGATGGAATCAGTGTCTTGGTTTTGTCCATGTTTTGGCTCCTTAGGTGTGCCTTTCTTTCCATCATGAGTATGCCCACTGCTGCATTTGAACATCCGTTTTGGAAACTCAAGAAGAGACTTTCCCATCTGAAACCCAGCAAAGAGGTGAACTGCTGTGTGGACGTTGCAAGGAGCTAG
- the LOC106445313 gene encoding putative syntaxin-131: MNDLLKGSSEFSRDRSNRSDIESAHGPGNSGDLGLAGFFKKVGEIDSQYEKLDKHLKKLQAAHEETKAVTKGPAMKSIKQRMERDVDEVGRISRFIKGKIEELDRENLENRSKPGCGKGTGVDRTRAATTIAIKKKFKDKISEFQTLRQNIHQEYREVVERRVFTVTGQRADEEMVDRLIETGDSEQIFQKAIMEQGRGQIMDTLAEIQERHDAVRDLEKKLLDLQQVFLDMAVLVDAQGEMLDNIENMVSSAVDHVQSGNNQLTKALKKQKSSRKWMCIAILILLIIIIITVVSVIKPWTQKHGGA, from the exons ATGAACGACCTCTTAAAG GGCTCGTCAGAGTTCTCGAGAGATCGATCAAACAGAAGCGATATTGAGTCAGCACATGGACCAGGTAACTCTGGAGATCTCGGCCTCGCCGGTTTCTTCAAAAAG GTCGGAGAAATCGATAGTCAATATGAGAAGCTTGACAAGCATCTCAAGAAGCTTCAGGCAGCACACGAGGAGACTAAAGCCGTCACCAAGGGTCCTGCAATGAAAT CAATCAAGCAGAGGATGGAGAGAGATGTTGATGAAGTGGGAAGAATCTCTCGTTTCATCAAAGGAAAGATCGAAGAACTTGATAGAGAG AATCTTGAGAACCGGAGTAAACCGGGATGTGGGAAAGGAACTGGAGTAGACAGAACAAGAGCAGCCACAACTAT CGCGATAAAGAAGAAGTTCAAGGACAAGATATCTGAATTCCAA ACTCTAAGACAAAACATTCACCAAGAATACAGAGAAGTTGTGGAGAGGCGTGTGTTTACAG TGACTGGGCAACGAGCTGATGAAGAG ATGGTcgatagattgattgaaacgGGAGACAGTGAGCAGATTTTTCAGAAAGCAATCATGGAGCAAGGACGAGGCCAG ATAATGGATACACTAGCTGAGATTCAGGAACGTCATGACGCTGtcagagatttagagaagaaaCTCCTTGACCTCCAACAG GTGTTTCTTGATATGGCCGTGCTGGTGGATGCACAGGGAGAGATGCTAGACAACATAGAGAATATG GTCTCAAGCGCCGTGGATCATGTTCAATCCGGGAACAACCAACTAACAAAGGCACTAAAGAAACAGAAAAGTTCAAGGAAATGGATGTGCATTGCCATCCTCATCCttcttatcatcatcatcattacagTTGTCTCTGTTATCAAACCATGGACACAGAAACATGGTGGTGCTTAG
- the LOC106433071 gene encoding probable glutamate dehydrogenase 3, with amino-acid sequence MNALAATNRNFKLASRLLGLDSKLEKSLLIPFREIKVECTIPKDDGTLASFIGFRVQHDNARGPMKGGIRYHPEVEPDEVNALAQLMTWKTAVAKIPYGGAKGGIGCDPSELSISELERLTRVFTQKIHDLIGIHTDVPAPDMGTGPQTMAWILDEYSKFHGHSPAVVTGKPIDLGGSLGRDAATGRGVLFATEALLNEHGKSISGQRFVIQGFGNVGSWAAKLINEKGGKIVAVSDVTGAIKNKNGIDISGLLEHTEENRGIKGFDGADSIDPDSVLVEDCDVLVPAALGGVINRENANEIKAKFIIEGANHPTDPEADEILRKKGVVILPDIYANSGGVTVSYFEWVQNIQGFMWEEEKVNKELQNYMTRGFKDLKEMCKTHSCDLRMGAFTLGVNRVAQATVIRGWGS; translated from the exons ATGAACGCTTTAGCAGCAACCAACAGAAACTTCAAGCTAGCTTCTAGGCTTCTTGGTTTGGACTCAAAGCTTGAGAAAAGTCTTCTCATTCCCTTCAGAGAAATCAAG GTGGAATGTACCATACCGAAAGACGATGGAACTCTTGCATCCTTCATTGGATTCAGAGTCCAACATGACAACGCAAGAGGTCCCATGAAAGGTGGCATCAGATATCATCCAGAG GTGGAACCGGATGAAGTAAACGCTTTGGCACAACTCATGACATGGAAAACCGCAGTGGCTAAGATACCTTACGGTGGAGCCAAAGGAGGCATTGGTTGTGACCCGAGCGAGCTAAGCATCTCAGAGCTTGAACGTTTGACTCGTGTTTTCACACAGAAGATCCATGATCTCATTGGGATTCATACTGATGTTCCAGCTCCTGACATGGGAACCGGTCCTCAG ACAATGGCATGGATTCTTGATGAATACTCGAAGTTTCACGGACACTCTCCAGCTGTCGTGACAGGAAAACCCATT GATCTTGGTGGATCTTTGGGGAGAGATGCTGCTACAGGAAGAGGAGTGTTGTTTGCAACAGAAGCTCTACTCAATGAACATGGAAAGAGCATATCTGGACAGAGATTCGTCATCCAG ggttttggaaatGTGGGTTCTTGGGCGGCTAAGTTGATAAATGAAAAAGGTGGGAAGATTGTGGCGGTGAGCGATGTCACAGGAgcaatcaagaacaagaacgGTATCGATATCTCTGGCTTGCTCGAGCATACCGAAGAAAACAGAGGAATCAAAGGGTTTGATGGTGCTGATTCCATCGATCCTGATTCAGTTCTTGTTGAAGATTGTGATGTTCTTGTCCCTGCAGCTTTAGGAGGCGTCATCAACAG GGAGAATGCAAATGAGATTAAAGCAAAGTTCATCATAGAAGGTGCTAATCATCCAACTGATCCTGAGGCTGACGAG ATACTGAGGAAGAAAGGTGTTGTGATCCTCCCAGATATATACGCAAACTCGGGAGGAGTTACTGTAAGTTACTTCGAGTGGGTGCAGAACATACAAGGATTCATGTGGGAAGAAGAAAAGGTGAACAAGGAGCTACAAAACTACATGACTCGCGGCTTCAAAGATTTAAAAGAGATGTGTAAGACACATTCATGTGATCTCCGTATGGGAGCTTTCACCCTTGGTGTCAACCGTGTGGCTCAAGCTACCGTTATCAGAGGTTGGGGATCTTGA